AGGTTTCATGAAAACCTGAAGAAAGANCTGTAAAAACGAAGATATCGTCCCGGATCCGGAGATGTGATCCGATTTAAGAGGAGAGGGAAAAGGGAAAAGCCCGAAANCGTAAACCAGACGATCCCGAGAGTGCCTGATGAGAGCGTACAAGTTCCCATGCGAGCTATAATGTGCAAAGCGTTTGGATGAGAAGCATAGTCTATTGTGCATGTGATGCCGTCAGCGAGACGAGTGATGTAANCCATTTGCCCATCAGATTACTCAAGCGAAGAGNNTGACCGGNAAGGGATGTAAGGTTGGATGTGCAGATGCAGGCTATGCAGATACCGAAGAGCTCGAGAAGATAGACCGAGGGGGGACACNAGTCATAGTTCCATCGCAGCGGCAAGCACTGCATATNCCAGAAGAAAAGCCCTTGGTAAAGGATAAATTTGTCTATGACAAAGAGCACGACTGTTACTGGTGTCCGGAAGGGCAGAAGCTCGTGTATGAAGGGAAACACGAGGGAGACAAAAAGATAGCATACCGGATACCGGATGCTGTCGTGTGTAAGAAGTGCAAGCAGTATGGTCAGTGTACAGATTTCCCGAGGGGGAGAAAGATAGTTCGGTTATCTCAGGAAGAGGTCAAGGAGAAACTGGAGAGGCAGTATGAGCACCCAGAGTCTCAAGAGATCTACAAGAAACGGAAGGCACGGGTTGAACATCCGTTTGGTCATATCAGGAGGAATCTGGGGATGACGAGCTTTCTGGTACGGGGACGAGAAGGAGCACGGGCGGAGATATCAGTCGCAGCAACCTGTTTTAATATCGTACGAATGATTACGTTACTGGGAGGTGTGAGAGAGCTTATAGGAGGATTCATGGCATTGCAGAGCTAAGAGATTGAGGGAAGATGCCTCATTATCTACAGGGTATGAAAAAAACGATGTCTTTTTGAGACACATATGCAGATCATGTTTCACCGAGAGTATTTTTCTCTCTGATTAAAGAACGAATCCAACCCTTTCTGGGTAATTATGACACAGTCTCTCAAGGGAGGGGTTAGGGGAGGGTGGTTGTCCTTTTCCTTCACCCCCACCTAACCTCCCCCACCAAGGGGGAAGAACTCTTTGTTTGAATTTCCTAAGCATTAAATTAAACTGCCTTTGGCAGTATCAACAAAATTCTTTAGCTCTCTAAAATTAGTATACCCTAATTTTTATTGAGATGCGGAACTCTTCCTTGCTTCATGCACTTCGTGCCTTCTGTGTATGCATTTGTCTACACAGAGTATGTTTTTGCCAATATACAAGCCATAAATATATCTATATGCAGCATAACTACTTAGCTATAGTATTAATAAATTTTGTATCTATATGCATACAGAGAACAGGATCATGCTTTACCAATAAAAATAAAATTATGAATATCGAAGTGTGTGTAACGGCTAGTTATTTATATAGTTATATGTCCGCTTTAGTCTGATAAAAAATTTTTATACACATAACTTCTTTTGCAGGCATGCTGTTTGTAATCTACGAGAAGAACTTTATTAAGCGTACTTTTCAATAAATTAAAATGTTGAGAATATTACTATAGATGAATTTAAACTCTTCCAGAAGCACTCCACGAGATTACCTGAGAATTTTATTCAGACACAAGATCGTTATTATCATTACACTCATTGCTATCACGGTGACTACGTATATCGGGCTTGAACTTAAAACCCCGGTTTATGAGGCGCATGTTAAGATGCTCATTTCCGCACAGAAGCAGATAGATTCACCTTATTACAAGGATTTGAGTAGCGCTTATAAGGATACCAAAATAGCCCTTACTCAAGCTGAGATTGTAACTTCTACTCATGTATTAGAACGCGCCGTCAAGGCACTTAAACTCCAGGAGCGCCCATTCGATTATGAAAAGAATTTCTATACCCCACTAAAAGCGCAGTTAACAGATCTTAAAACTAAATGGCTGGCAAATCTAAAAACGATATGGCCGGTAAATTCAGAACCTAAAGAATCAGAAATACAGCAAGAACCACAGGATATGGTATCTGAACAAGAACAGGAACAGAAAAGAAAGCAAGAATATCGTTTATGGATAGCAACAGAAAATCTAAGAAGGGCTGTAAATGTTGAGCCTATAAGAGACACTGATTTATTTACAATAACCGTTAATGACTTTAGCCCGGACGAAGCGGCGATGATTGCCAACGCGGTAAGTCGTTCATATATTATTTGTGATCTTGAACAGCAACTGGCAGAACTTCAACTTCAGTATGAAGATAAACATCAGCTTGTATTACAATTGAAGGACAATATCGACAAGATGAATGATAATCTTAGCGGCGTGTCACTTTCTTACATTGAATCAATCGGTCCGGCGACAATTAAGATAGTT
The genomic region above belongs to Candidatus Jettenia caeni and contains:
- a CDS encoding transposase, whose amino-acid sequence is MVKDKFVYDKEHDCYWCPEGQKLVYEGKHEGDKKIAYRIPDAVVCKKCKQYGQCTDFPRGRKIVRLSQEEVKEKLERQYEHPESQEIYKKRKARVEHPFGHIRRNLGMTSFLVRGREGARAEISVAATCFNIVRMITLLGGVRELIGGFMALQS